The DNA region GGCGATGCGCTGGCCGACTTCCCTAACGTCGACGGCGTAGTGTCCATCACCCACAAAACCGGCTGCGGCATGGCATCGCAAGGTGAAGGCATAGATCTGCTTCGGCGTGTCATTGCGGGGTATATCCGGCACCCCAATTTTGCCGCCGTCGTGTTCATCGGGCTGGGCTGCGAGTCGAATCAGATTTCTGCATTGCTGGGCGCGGAAGGCCTGCAGGAATCCGACCGGCTGCGCACCATGACCATCCAGGACATGGGCGGCACCCGCAAGACCATAGAGCACGGCATCGAACTAGTGCGCAGCCTGCTGCCGCAAGCCAACCAGGTAAGCCGCCAGCCCGTACCCGTCAGTCATATCACCGTAGGCCTGCAATGCGGTGGGTCCGACGGCTACTCCGGCATAACCGCTAACCCCGCGTTGGGCGCCGCCATGGATTTGCTGGTTCAACATGGCGGTACGGCCATCCTTAGCGAGACACCCGAGATCTACGGGGCCGAACACCTGTTGACGCGTCGCGCTGTGTCGCGCGAGGTAGGTGAAAAGCTGATCGAGCGCATCCATTGGTGGGAAGCATATACCCAGCGCCTGGGCGGCGAAATGAACAACAACCCCTCTCCCGGCAACAAGGCCGGGGGCCTGACCACCATCCTGGAAAAATCGTTGGGCGCCGTGGCCAAGGCTGGCGCCAGCAACCTGGCCGATGTGGTCGAGTATGCCCAGCCCGTGAACGAATCAGGGCTGGTGTTCATGGATACCCCGGGTTACGACCCCGTTTCCGCCACCGGACAAGTGGCAGGCGGCGCCAACGTCATTTGCTTCACTACCGGACGGGGTTCGGTCTACGGCTGCAAGCCCACGCCATCGCTCAAACTGGCAACCAATTCGCTGATGTACCACCGGATGAGCGAAGACATGGACATCAACTGTGGCGACATCCTGGATGGCGGAAAGTCGGTGCAGCAGGTTGGCGAAGAGATCTTCCGGCGCATTATTGAAATCGCGTCCGGCGAGCGCAGCCAAAGCGAACTTCACGGGTTCGGCGAAGACGAGTTCGCCCCGTGGGTGCTGGGCCCCACAATGTAAGTCTGTTCAAAAAATAATCACAAGGATACGTTTGCATGAAGGTGTTGATCACTGATTACGATTTCCCTGATCTCGAGCTGGAGCTCGCTTTGTATCGCGATGCCGGCATCGAAGTCGTTACGGCCCAGTGCCGCACTGAGGACGACGTTATCGAGGCGTCCGCCGGCTGCCAGGGCTTGCTGGTGCAGTACGCGCCGGTCAATGCCAAGGTGTTTGCCGCCAGGCCCGAGATCCGCATCGCCAGCCGCTATGGCGCCGGATACGACACCATAGACGTCGCCGATGCAGGCACGCACGGCGTGTGGGTGGCCAATTCGCCCGACTACGGCGTGGGCGAGGTGGCTACGCACGCGTTCGCCATGATGCTCGATCTATTGCGCCATATCACCTTCTACGACAGGGACATCAAGGCAGGCACCTGGCACTTCACCTCGTCAGGGCCGCTGCAGCGGGTGTCCGACATGACGCTGGGTATTCTGGGACTGGGCCGCATCGGCAAGCGCATGGCGCATATTGCCCGCAATAGTTTCAAGGATGTCATCGCTTGCGACCCGCACATTATTGATGGCGATTTTCCCGCCTACGTGCAGCGCGTCGATATGCCAACTTTGTTTGAGCGCAGTGACGCGATATCCCTGCATGTGCCGCTAACTGCCCAAACGCGTGGCATAGTCGATGCGCGCATGCTGGGCTTGATGAAGCAGGGCAGTGTGCTGGTCAATACCGCTCGCGGGCCGGTCGTCGATGTCGACGCCCTGGTTCAGGCCCTGGACGACGGTCGGGTCGCAGGGGCTGGGCTTGATGTGCTGCCTGTCGAGCCGCCCGACTTCAGCTCGCGCATTGTCCAGCATCCCCGGGTGCTGGTCTCGCCTCATGCCGCTTTCTATTCGCAGACGGCCGAGAAAGAGCTGCGCCGAAAAGCCGCCCAAAACCTGATCGACTGGGCGCGCACGGGCAGGCCGTCTTACGTAGTGGTGGAAGGCAGCCGCCAGCCCTGACCGCTACTCGGCGGCCGCTCCTGGCGGTCGTTTGAGATTCTGTGCCCACTCCCAGGCCACATCGCGCCGTAGGCGTCGGTTGACCGCGATGGTGATCAACATGGCCAGCAGCGCCCCGAGGCCGGCCAAGGCCATGTCTTTGTGGGCATCCCAGATGTCGCCCTGGGTGCCCAGGTATTGCATGCCCAGGTCGCCCCCAAACAGCATGGCCGCGCCCCATTCGATCAACTCGTAAAGCGCTGACGTACTGAGTGCGACATCCAGCGGCAGAACATACGCCCAGAAGCCGCGGACCTCGACGACGCGCAGGAAGAACTCCCTTATCGGGTAGAACAGCAAGAGTCCATAGGAAAAATGGACCAGCCTATCGTAGTGGTTACGTTCCCAGCCGAACATGCTATTGAATGTGTGACCGGTAAGTGCTTCCCACCAGGCGTTGTAGGGGACTTCCGAATAGGTGTAGTGCGACCCGAGGGTGTGCAGCGCCAGGAAAAACAAGATTAGCAACAGCGATGCATCCGAAAACCGGAACTGTCGGCGAACTGCCCAGAGCAAGCCGAAGAGCCCGATCACCAAAGCGTTTTCGAGCACCCATGCCGGACGGTCGTGCGGGTTGATCGCCAGAAAAAGCCACAACAGCACATAGGCGCCGGCCGCAACGCGCACCGCCTTGGCAAGCGCGGGCCGGGCCAGCGGCGGCGGGGCAAACGCCTGTTCAGACATGGCTTTCCATTTTCAATTCGACACGGCTGCTTACAGGCCGCCTTGTGGCTCGGTGGTATAAAAAATTGAGAGCAGGCCTAGGCCTGGAACCTAAAAGGACTTTCCATGAAACGTAAACTAACAGCAATAGCGGGTGTCGTGATGTGTGTCGGCCTGGCGGCATGCACGGCTCCTAAAGACGCTCAGGAATTGTCGCAGAAAACCGTGGAGTACACCTGCGGAACCAGCAACCAACCCGTGACGGTGCAATATACCTTCCAGGGCTACGAAGCCTTGGCCGCCAAGGTCATTTATAACAATCAGGCTGTGGACCTGACGCGGGCTACGACCAGCAATGCCGACATGGTGGGTAATACCTTCCGTGGCAACGGCTACACCTGGACAACCGATAAATTCAACCATGGGAATGTGCATGAGGCCCACGGCAAAATGCTGACCCAGGACAACACCCAGACGATCACTGGCCAGAACGCTACAGTCAGCAATGTTCTGGTAAAAGACTGCAATGCAGTAGCAACTTCGCCCAATTCCTAGTATTTACCGGGGTGGGCCGCCCGCCCGCCCCGGCGGCTGGTTGGACTTCAGGCACCATATCAGCATACAATACCCTCCTTTGGGGGAGTTTCCCCCGTCACAAGGCCGCTACGCAGTGGCCCGGCTTTTTAGCCGAAACACCATGCCCGACCCCTTAGGGTCGCGGAACAATCAGGTTGGCTACACGTAGCCGACACCGAAGCTTCGCAGGCTTACCCGCTTACCCCTGTCCAGGGGCGCAGTCGTTGCCTGTGTACGCTGAAACGAGACGCCTGTCTTGTGAACTTGTCTGGGTAAACCGGGGCGCTTTTGTGCCCGGGCATGGCCCGGGCGTAGCGTGCGCGTTTCGGCGGAAATACAAGGACAAAAAAGGATGGAAAACGCTGATTTTTTTCAATTGTCGATGCCTATGGCGCTGGTGCTGCTTATCGGCTTCTACGGCGCGACGTTTCTGCTGTCTTTATTGATCGGCAAGAAGCGAGAAAACGTCGACGGCTATATGGTCTCGAACAACGCCGTGGGATTTGGACTGGCGGCGGCCAGCATGATTGCCACCTGGATATGGGCGGCATCCTTCTATGCCAGTGCAACCTCAGGCTATCGATATGGGCTTTCCGGGCCGATACATTACGGCTTCTGGGGCGCCTTGATGATTTTCTTTATCTACCCGTTCGGTAGACGCTTTCGCAAGCTGGCCCCCAAAGCGCATACCCTGGCCGAAGTCATCAAGGCCAGACACGGCACCTCCAGCCAGATGATTATGGCGGTGTCCAACCTGATAGGCAGCTGCATCAGCCTGATGGTCAACTTTACGGCAGCCGGCGCGCTGGTATCGGTGCTAAGCCCGCTAAGCTTCATCCAGGGCGTACTGATTGCCGGACTAGGGGTTTTGTCTTACACGCTTTGGTCGGGATTTCGCGCGTCGGTCATGACCGATTTCGCGCAACTGATCGCGATGATACTCGCGGCGGTGGTGATTATTCCCTTGATTTTCTTTAACGCCGGGGGCACGGACATGTTGGTGGCCAATATGTCCAACCTGAGCAGCGAGCAGCTTAATTTCTTCTCGATGACCGCCATACTGGAGCAGGGCGCGCCTTACTTCGTGGCGGTGCTGGCCTACGCCATTGGCAACCAGACGATTGCGCAGCGCCTCTTTGCCGTTCGCGAAGACCTGATCAAGCCTACCTTCATCACCGCCACCATTGGCTATGGTGCCGTGGTGATTGGTCTGGGTATGTTGGGCTTGCTGGCGCTATTCACCGGGCTGCAACCGGTCGACGGCAATATGAACAACATCATCCCGCAAATGGCCTTGCAATACCTGCCGCCCTTTGGCATTGCGCTGTTCTTCATACTGGTGGTCGGCTCCTTGTCATCGACTGCGGACTCTGACCTTTCCGCGCTGTCGGCCATCGTGATGACGGACATCTACGGCAAGAATCTGGCACGAGGCAAGCCCAACCCCCGACGCATGCTGTGGTGGGGCCGCGTAACGATGATCGTCGCCACCATGATGGGCGTAATCTTTGCCACCTTGCGGCTGGATATTCTGGTGATGCTGGTCTTCGTGGGAGCGTTATGGGGCGCCATTGTCTTCCCGGTCATCATCAGCTTCTACTGGGACAAGGTGAGCAACAAGGCATTTACGATGGCAGTTGCCGCGGCGGTGACCGCGTTTACGGTCGCACGCTTCGAGTTGCTGCCGCTGGAAGGCATCGTGGCTGTGTTTTTCGAGCTTAGCGCCTCCGTGGGTGCAGGGGTGGTGATCGGGCTGATGACGTTCGCCTTCTTCAATCGTAAGGCTGCCATCACAATGGGCCTGGCCGTCGCCATTGGGGGCATGCCCTTCGCTGTGGGCTTCCTGCGCGATTACACCGTATTGCTTAGCTCGCTGACTGCCTATGGGGTCAGTGCGGCGGTATGTGTGGCCATGAGTTGGCGCAATAAAGAGCGCTTTGATTTCGATCTGCTGGCGGAGCGTGTTACCTCGTTCCACCAGGAGCCTGTCGCCGGCAAGGAGTCCGTCGCGATACCTGTAGGCGGCGTTGCAACCGCCCGCACTTAAGGAGAACTGCATATGTCCAGTATTTGGCTTACTTTCTATATCCTGGTTTGGCCGGTGCTATCGGCCGCCGTACTGCTCGTACTCATTGTGGCCCTGGTGCGCGACATGCGCGCTGCCAGCAAGGAAGGCGAAACCATGGTCTGACGGGTGACGATGGGCCACGCTGACCGATGCGTCAGCGTGGCCGGTCCGTTTATCCCGAGTTGCGCAATCCGGCCGCTATGCCATTGATCGTCATGTGTATGGCGCGCTGGATGCGGCTTTCTTCATCGCCGGCCTTGCCGGCCTTTTTGTGTGCAAGACGATGGCGGCGCAACAGCTCAACTTGCAGATGATTCAGCGGGTCGATGTAGGCAAAACGTTCGCTCAGGGCCGCCCCCAGCAAGGGATCGCGCGCCAACAATTCGTGGCCGCTTACCTGCCGGAACATCGCCACGGTAAGTTCGAACTCTGCCTGAATTCGACCAAACACCTCTTCCCGCAGCTTCTTGTTCGGTACCAGGCTGGCGTAGCGACGGGCAATGCCCAGGTCGGTCTTGGCCAATACTTGCTCCATATTGGATAGCAGGATGCGGAAGAACGGCCAGGCTTCCGCCATCTGGCACAACTGGTGCAGGCGCTGATCCGGCGTTGCCGGCGCTCCCTCGCAACCCTGGTCCACGTAGGTGCGCATAGCGGTACCCACGCCGTACCAGCCGGTCAGCATCAGGCGGCATTGCGCCCAGGAAAATCCCCACGGAATCGCCCTGAGGTCTTCGATCTTCTGGCTGGCCTTGCGTGCTGCAGGACGAGAACCGATGTTCAGTCCCGCGATCTCGAGTATGGGTGTGGAAGCGAAGAAGTAATCATTGAAACCGGCTGTGCCGTAGACCAGGTCCCGATAGCTTTCCTGAGCGACACCGGACATGAAATCCATGGCCGCGCCGTAATGGGCCATGTTGTCGTCTTCCGACTGGGATTGCGCAGCATTGGCCGCCAGGCTGCTTTCGAGGGTGGCGGCCACGAAGTTTTCCAGGTGCCAGCGACCGACTTCCGCATCTTTGTACTTGCCCTGTATGACTTCGCCTTGTTCTGTAAGGCGGATTTGGCCGTTGACTGTCCCGGGCGGCTGCGCCAGGATGGCATCAAAGCTCGAGCCGCCGCCGCGTGCCACCGAACCGCCGCGGCCATGGAACAAACGCAGCCTGGCCTTGCTCTTTTTGAAAACCTGTACCAGCTCGCGCTCGGCGCAATACAAGGCCCAGTTGGAGGTCAGATAGCCGCCGTCCTTGTTGCTGTCGGAGTAACCCAGCATCACTTCCTGTATGCCGTCTTGCGCATGGCGTACCCTTGCGGCCACTTCGGGCAAGCCCAGCCATTGCTCCATGATGGCCGAGCCCTGTTCCAGGTCAGGTATGGTCTCGAACAAGGGCACGACCATCAGGCCGTCGGCTGGCCGGCTGCTCCCCTCCGACGGTCCCGGCGGGCTTATCAGGCCGGTCTCTTGCTGCAGCACCAGCACTTCCAGCAGATCGCTAAGCGTTTCCGTGTGCGAGACGATGACTTGCTGGATGGCAGCCGAGCCGTATTTTGCGCGGCAGTTCGCGGCCATCCGCAGGATGGCAAGTTCCTTCTGGGTTTCGGCCGAGTAGCTCATCCATGGTGAAACCAGCGGACGAACCTGTTGAATTTCCTCGCGCAGCAAGGCGACGCGCTCGTCTTCGGACAAGCGGCCATAATCAACTGCCTTGCCCTTGAAGCGAACGCCTGCCGCCTTGAACAATTCGGTCAGCACACGTTCGTGTACGTCAGAGCTCTGGCGGAGATCGACGGTGGCCAGGTGAAAGCCAAAAATGCTTACCGCTTGCACCAGGCCAGACAGGCGCAACTGGGCGATCAGGCTGCCATGATGCTGATCCAGCGAATCGGCAATGGTTTGCAGGTCTTGCTGAAAGGCATCCGGGCTGCCGTAGGCGGGGGCGTCGTAAGTAGGGCGCAGGGCCAACTGCCTGCCTGTCAGCTTGCGTGCGGTGGCCGCCAGCCGGGCATACAAATGAATGAAGGCGCGCCGGTAGGGCTCGTCGACGCGGTGCGCCGAGCTGTCTTCGCTGACCATGGACAGGGCCAGCAGCTCCGGGCTGGCGCTACCCAGGGTACGGGACAGCGATATCTCGGTACCCAGGTCTTTGACTTCCTGCAGGTAATGACGCAACACGTGGGTAGATTGGCGCAACAGCGCCTGCTCGAGCGTGGCGGCGTCCACGTTGGGGTTGCCGTCGCGGTCGCCGCCTATCCAACTTCCCATGCGCAGGAAGGCGGGCAACGGTCGTGTCGAGACATCGAACAGCGTGCGTCCCGGTGCATGCAGCCGCATGGCAAGATCCTGGTACAGACGCGGAATGGCGGTCAGGAAGGTGCTGGTGTAGTAGCTTAGCGCGTTGTCGATCTCGTCCAGCACCGTCAGCTTTTGCCGGCGCAGCATACGCGTCTGCCACAGGGTCGCAACCAGACCCGTCAGGCGTTGCTCGAGCAAGCGTTGTTCGGATGGCGTAAGTGTGGCGTCGCTTTGATTCAGTTGGCGGGCGATTTCCCGGTGCAGGTCCAGGGTGCTTTTGCGCTGGACTTCGGTGGGGTGCGCTGTCAGTACCGGCACGATGCAGGCTTGTTCAAGGTAGCGCAACACCTTCCGGCGGCCCACGCCGTTTTGCTGCAGCAAGTCCAGCGCGTGCTGCAGACTGCCGCGCATGGGCAGCTCGGCCTGCAATTCGTGTTGACGCTGCCGCCGGTTCTGGTCCCTGTCCTCGGCAATATTGGACAGGTGCAGGAAGTAGCTGAACGCGCGCGCTACCGAATTGGCCTCGGCATCGGCCAAGCGTGCGATCTGGCGCTCCAGGATCTGGCTGTCACGAATATTGCCTTCCCGGCGAAACTTCACGGCTGCCCGGCGCAACTTCTCGATGACATCGTAAATTGCCTTGCCTTCGCATTCTCGAATGACATCGCCCAGGGTCTTGCCCAACTGCCGGATGTCCTGGCGTAGGGCGGTGGGTTCCATACTGCCTGCTGCTTTTTGATTCACAAAGTCTCCCAGAAGATTGCTTGGGCGCTCAGAAGGCGCTACCTGTTTTTATCGAAAGTTTGCATCCGTATGGCGTCAGGCTGGAGCAGTCTTGCCGCCCGGCCACCACAGTACGTCGCCGGCCGCGGATTCCGATACCTGCAGCGCCACCAGTTTGCTCGGCTGGCATGGGCCGCCGGTGCATACCCCGGTATCCGGGACAAAGGTGGCACCGTGGCGCGCGCACATCAATTGGTCTCCGGCACGCGTAAACACGCTGTTTTCCCAGTCGAGCTCCGCACCCATGTGTGGACAACGATTCAGGTAGCCGTGCACCTTGCCCCGATAGCGGATAAAGAAAGCGGTGGCCGGCTCGCCGGCATGGAGCACGTCCAGCTTATGCGCCAGCCCCCCGTCCACGAGCGCTGTCGACGGGCAGACTGTTATGGCTTCAGCGACCATGCGTCACAGGCCTCCCGCGCATTGGATGACCGTCCCGGTAACGTATGAGGCGGCCGGGGACAGCGCCCACACTATCGTGGCGGCGACTTCTTCAGGGTGGGCCAGCCGCCCCATGGGGATCTTGGGCGCCACGCGTTCGGGCCGACCCGGCTCACCGGCCGTGGCATGGATTTCCGTCAAGGTGGAGCCGGGCGCGACGCCCAGTATTCGGGTGCCGCTTGCGGCGACTTCGCGCGCCATGCCTATCGTAAAGGCGTCTATGGCCGCCTTGCTGGCTGCATAGTGCACGTACTCGCCCGGGCTGCCAGTGCGCGCCGCCACCGACGATACGTTCACGATGACTCCGGGTTGGCCGCTACGGGCGAAGCAGGCCAGGGCCATGCGGGTGCACTGCATGGTGCCAAAAACATTCACCTGGAAGACTTGCTCTATGGTGGCGTCCGTTGTCTGCGAGAAAGGTCCTATGGGACCGGTAATGCCGGTGTTGTTTACCAGTGCAGTCAGAGGGCCCAGCACTCGCTCGGCCTGCTCGAACATCGGAGCGATGTCGGCGGGCTTGCCGACATCGCCTTGCAGCGCGATAGCCTTGCGGCCTTCCGCCTGAATGGCTTTGACCACCTCGAGAGCGGCGGCCTGGTCCTGCCTGTAATTGACAGCAACATTGAACCCCAGTCGCGCAGCGGCAACTGCGGTGGCCGCGCCTATCCCGCGACTGGCGCCGGTAATGAAGACGGTGGGGGTGAGCTGTGACATGCGGCTTCCTGTAGCTTGAGCGATTTTTGCATTCTATCCCTAGTGCACAATTGTCGCCGCGTCGGTGCCTGTAGCGTCTGCAGGGTCATCAAGACGTTCGCGCCGGGCGGGGGTAAACTCTATAAAATGCTTGGCGACCGAGCCTTCCCGTCGCTGGCCGCCTCCCTTGAAAGCTGAAAGGAACAACATGAGCAAAACCAAACCCCTGCGATCCGCCAACATTACACAGGGTCCAGCCCGCGCACCGAACCGGTCCATGTACTACGCGCTCGGTTACAAGGAAGAAGATTTCAACAAGCCCATGGTGGGCGTTGCCAACGGGCATAGCACCATCACCCCCTGTAACAGCGGTCTGCAGAAGCTGGCTGACGCCGCCATTGCGGCAATCGAAGAGTCAGGCGGCAATGCGCAGGTATTTGGTACGCCAACGATTTCCGACGGCATGGCCATGGGCACGGAAGGCATGAAGTACTCGCTGGTCTCCCGCGAGGTTATCGCCGATTGCGTCGAAACCTGCGTGCAGGGCCAGTGGATGGACGGCGTCGTAGTTATCGGCGGCTGCGACAAGAACATGCCAGGCGGCATGATGGGCATGCTGCGCGCCAATGTGCCATCCATTTACGTCTATGGCGGCACCATACTTCCTGGCCGCCTGCACAACAAAGACCTCAATATCGTCAGCGTGTTTGAGGCCGTGGGCGAGAACGCCGCCGGCCGCATGAGCGATCAGGAACTGCGGCAAATCGAATTGCACGCCATACCGGGGCCGGGCTCTTGCGGCGGCATGTACACGGCCAACACCATGAGCTCCGCCTTCGAGGCACTGGGCATGAGCCTGCCGTATTCGTCCACCATGGCC from Pollutimonas thiosulfatoxidans includes:
- a CDS encoding UxaA family hydrolase, which codes for MHETLVPISTVTRSDLAPLAIRLGQDDNVLIATRDIKPGTVIPAESLTSSEAVPAGHKMAARDIALGEAVRRYNQIIGFATKDIGAGRHVHLHNLAMHEFERDYAFCADARLQEPPAEALVFNGIVRPDGRVATRNYIGVISSVNCSATVCRQISDAFRGDALADFPNVDGVVSITHKTGCGMASQGEGIDLLRRVIAGYIRHPNFAAVVFIGLGCESNQISALLGAEGLQESDRLRTMTIQDMGGTRKTIEHGIELVRSLLPQANQVSRQPVPVSHITVGLQCGGSDGYSGITANPALGAAMDLLVQHGGTAILSETPEIYGAEHLLTRRAVSREVGEKLIERIHWWEAYTQRLGGEMNNNPSPGNKAGGLTTILEKSLGAVAKAGASNLADVVEYAQPVNESGLVFMDTPGYDPVSATGQVAGGANVICFTTGRGSVYGCKPTPSLKLATNSLMYHRMSEDMDINCGDILDGGKSVQQVGEEIFRRIIEIASGERSQSELHGFGEDEFAPWVLGPTM
- a CDS encoding C-terminal binding protein, with amino-acid sequence MKVLITDYDFPDLELELALYRDAGIEVVTAQCRTEDDVIEASAGCQGLLVQYAPVNAKVFAARPEIRIASRYGAGYDTIDVADAGTHGVWVANSPDYGVGEVATHAFAMMLDLLRHITFYDRDIKAGTWHFTSSGPLQRVSDMTLGILGLGRIGKRMAHIARNSFKDVIACDPHIIDGDFPAYVQRVDMPTLFERSDAISLHVPLTAQTRGIVDARMLGLMKQGSVLVNTARGPVVDVDALVQALDDGRVAGAGLDVLPVEPPDFSSRIVQHPRVLVSPHAAFYSQTAEKELRRKAAQNLIDWARTGRPSYVVVEGSRQP
- a CDS encoding DUF2238 domain-containing protein — protein: MSEQAFAPPPLARPALAKAVRVAAGAYVLLWLFLAINPHDRPAWVLENALVIGLFGLLWAVRRQFRFSDASLLLILFFLALHTLGSHYTYSEVPYNAWWEALTGHTFNSMFGWERNHYDRLVHFSYGLLLFYPIREFFLRVVEVRGFWAYVLPLDVALSTSALYELIEWGAAMLFGGDLGMQYLGTQGDIWDAHKDMALAGLGALLAMLITIAVNRRLRRDVAWEWAQNLKRPPGAAAE
- a CDS encoding sodium:solute symporter family protein, whose amino-acid sequence is MENADFFQLSMPMALVLLIGFYGATFLLSLLIGKKRENVDGYMVSNNAVGFGLAAASMIATWIWAASFYASATSGYRYGLSGPIHYGFWGALMIFFIYPFGRRFRKLAPKAHTLAEVIKARHGTSSQMIMAVSNLIGSCISLMVNFTAAGALVSVLSPLSFIQGVLIAGLGVLSYTLWSGFRASVMTDFAQLIAMILAAVVIIPLIFFNAGGTDMLVANMSNLSSEQLNFFSMTAILEQGAPYFVAVLAYAIGNQTIAQRLFAVREDLIKPTFITATIGYGAVVIGLGMLGLLALFTGLQPVDGNMNNIIPQMALQYLPPFGIALFFILVVGSLSSTADSDLSALSAIVMTDIYGKNLARGKPNPRRMLWWGRVTMIVATMMGVIFATLRLDILVMLVFVGALWGAIVFPVIISFYWDKVSNKAFTMAVAAAVTAFTVARFELLPLEGIVAVFFELSASVGAGVVIGLMTFAFFNRKAAITMGLAVAIGGMPFAVGFLRDYTVLLSSLTAYGVSAAVCVAMSWRNKERFDFDLLAERVTSFHQEPVAGKESVAIPVGGVATART
- a CDS encoding putative transporter small subunit — encoded protein: MSSIWLTFYILVWPVLSAAVLLVLIVALVRDMRAASKEGETMV
- the ppc gene encoding phosphoenolpyruvate carboxylase — its product is MEPTALRQDIRQLGKTLGDVIRECEGKAIYDVIEKLRRAAVKFRREGNIRDSQILERQIARLADAEANSVARAFSYFLHLSNIAEDRDQNRRQRQHELQAELPMRGSLQHALDLLQQNGVGRRKVLRYLEQACIVPVLTAHPTEVQRKSTLDLHREIARQLNQSDATLTPSEQRLLEQRLTGLVATLWQTRMLRRQKLTVLDEIDNALSYYTSTFLTAIPRLYQDLAMRLHAPGRTLFDVSTRPLPAFLRMGSWIGGDRDGNPNVDAATLEQALLRQSTHVLRHYLQEVKDLGTEISLSRTLGSASPELLALSMVSEDSSAHRVDEPYRRAFIHLYARLAATARKLTGRQLALRPTYDAPAYGSPDAFQQDLQTIADSLDQHHGSLIAQLRLSGLVQAVSIFGFHLATVDLRQSSDVHERVLTELFKAAGVRFKGKAVDYGRLSEDERVALLREEIQQVRPLVSPWMSYSAETQKELAILRMAANCRAKYGSAAIQQVIVSHTETLSDLLEVLVLQQETGLISPPGPSEGSSRPADGLMVVPLFETIPDLEQGSAIMEQWLGLPEVAARVRHAQDGIQEVMLGYSDSNKDGGYLTSNWALYCAERELVQVFKKSKARLRLFHGRGGSVARGGGSSFDAILAQPPGTVNGQIRLTEQGEVIQGKYKDAEVGRWHLENFVAATLESSLAANAAQSQSEDDNMAHYGAAMDFMSGVAQESYRDLVYGTAGFNDYFFASTPILEIAGLNIGSRPAARKASQKIEDLRAIPWGFSWAQCRLMLTGWYGVGTAMRTYVDQGCEGAPATPDQRLHQLCQMAEAWPFFRILLSNMEQVLAKTDLGIARRYASLVPNKKLREEVFGRIQAEFELTVAMFRQVSGHELLARDPLLGAALSERFAYIDPLNHLQVELLRRHRLAHKKAGKAGDEESRIQRAIHMTINGIAAGLRNSG
- a CDS encoding Rieske (2Fe-2S) protein, which encodes MVAEAITVCPSTALVDGGLAHKLDVLHAGEPATAFFIRYRGKVHGYLNRCPHMGAELDWENSVFTRAGDQLMCARHGATFVPDTGVCTGGPCQPSKLVALQVSESAAGDVLWWPGGKTAPA
- a CDS encoding SDR family oxidoreductase is translated as MSQLTPTVFITGASRGIGAATAVAAARLGFNVAVNYRQDQAAALEVVKAIQAEGRKAIALQGDVGKPADIAPMFEQAERVLGPLTALVNNTGITGPIGPFSQTTDATIEQVFQVNVFGTMQCTRMALACFARSGQPGVIVNVSSVAARTGSPGEYVHYAASKAAIDAFTIGMAREVAASGTRILGVAPGSTLTEIHATAGEPGRPERVAPKIPMGRLAHPEEVAATIVWALSPAASYVTGTVIQCAGGL